In a genomic window of Larus michahellis chromosome 3, bLarMic1.1, whole genome shotgun sequence:
- the BATF3 gene encoding basic leucine zipper transcriptional factor ATF-like 3 isoform X2 — protein MSQERGGQERPGSHEEDDRKVRRREKNRVAAQRSRKKQTQKADKLHEEYESLEQENTSLKREIGKLTDEMKHLSEVLKDHEKICPLLHCTMNFVTIPRPDALTSCLPR, from the exons ATGTCGCAGGAGCGCGGCGGGCAGGAGCGGCCGGGG AGTCATGAAGAAGATGACAGGAAGgtaaggaggagagaaaaaaatcgAGTTGCTGCACAGAGGAGCCGGAAGAAGCAAACTCAGAAAGCAGATAAACTTCACGAG gAATATGAGTCTCTTGAGCAAGAAAATACCTCCCTGAAAAGAGAAATCGGAAAGCTAACAGATGAAATGAAACACTTGAGTGAAGTGTTGAAGGATCATGAAAAGATCTGTCCGCTATTGCACTGCACCATGAACTTTGTGACCATACCAAGGCCCGATGCACTCACCAGCTGCCTGCCAAGATGA
- the BATF3 gene encoding basic leucine zipper transcriptional factor ATF-like 3 isoform X1 — MSCAVPVAAAAAGGSALPRSGAAEGSHQSHEEDDRKVRRREKNRVAAQRSRKKQTQKADKLHEEYESLEQENTSLKREIGKLTDEMKHLSEVLKDHEKICPLLHCTMNFVTIPRPDALTSCLPR; from the exons ATGTCGTGCGCCgtcccggtggcggcggcggcggcggggggcagcgctctgccccggagcggggcggccgAGGGCAGCCATCAG AGTCATGAAGAAGATGACAGGAAGgtaaggaggagagaaaaaaatcgAGTTGCTGCACAGAGGAGCCGGAAGAAGCAAACTCAGAAAGCAGATAAACTTCACGAG gAATATGAGTCTCTTGAGCAAGAAAATACCTCCCTGAAAAGAGAAATCGGAAAGCTAACAGATGAAATGAAACACTTGAGTGAAGTGTTGAAGGATCATGAAAAGATCTGTCCGCTATTGCACTGCACCATGAACTTTGTGACCATACCAAGGCCCGATGCACTCACCAGCTGCCTGCCAAGATGA